From Triticum aestivum cultivar Chinese Spring chromosome 4A, IWGSC CS RefSeq v2.1, whole genome shotgun sequence, a single genomic window includes:
- the LOC123087514 gene encoding F-box/FBD/LRR-repeat protein At1g13570 yields MGIMLNFTVPNQFHPTQLHRGSGRIVGHQLEALSILAFRALSEHIQQNEVFRQTPIANSQFQLLSILLCGLIHAKGITGEVRCKLCCILICGVISDYIHHGPIDAKESAIDLFGDLPEDVLCTIFSKLPLEEAVRTSAVSRKWRYLWMLCSKLSFDGNTVCGKNNYEKRVYTLMFTRIVNRVLEQYRGKLVEELAIKIEFNWMLVEHLDNWVRFVVSSQTKALVFDLAPEQRQPPGRDDRYKFPFELLDDDSICRLQKLHLSFVDFQPPIHFSGFPNLRKLDLNLVNVSGKDIQHMLSNCCNLEWLSIVRCHLNGELKVNGPLPHLLYLKIASCNITNIEFLAENLATFEYRGEAVPIDLSNSLELKCANIWYYRDTLEHTITVLANVLINVQHLTLDTACEPPKIPCLMHYRCKFSQMTYLQLRLVYIEEFNILSLVSFVRSAPFIRKLELHFRFPSYVHSIQESDEPIRKLPERLFNNLKSLYVTGFKACIGQVEFLSHMVENSPALEILSIDHSDKYPLEGHERDTKTVVDVVHRTARRYLEGKISSKCTLILL; encoded by the exons ATGGGGATCATGCTCAACTTCACAGTGCCCAATCAATTCCATCCAACGCAACTCCACCGAGGCAGCGGCAGAATAGTAGGCCATCAGCTCGAAGCGTTGAGCATTCTGGCTTTCAGAGCTTTATCCGAGCACATTCAACAGAATGAAGTGTTCCGTCAAACGCCTATAGCCAACAGCCAGTTTCAACTGCTGAGCATTCTGCTTTGCGGACTAATCCATGCCAAGGGAATAACTGGGGAAGTTCGATGTAAACTGTGCTGCATTCTCATCTGTGGAGTTATATCTGACTACATCCATCACGGACCAATTGATGCAAAGGAATCGGCGATTGATCTGTTTGGAGACCTTCCAGAG GACGTGCTATGCACAATTTTTTCAAAGTTGCCTCTGGAAGAGGCTGTAAGAACCAGTGCCGTATCAAGGAAATGGAGATACTTGTGGATGCTTTGTTCTAAATTGAGTTTCGATGGAAATACAGTATGTggcaaaaacaattatgagaaaaGAGTGTATACTCTAATGTTCACTCGCATTGTTAATAGGGTCTTGGAACAGTACCGTGGCAAGTTGGTGGAAGAGCTTGCAATCAAAATTGAGTTCAACTGGATGTTGGTTGAACATCTTGATAACTGGGTTCGTTTTGTTGTATCATCACAGACAAAGGCACTAGTTTTTGATTTAGCACCAGAACAGCGTCAACCTCCAGGTCGTGATGATCGGTACAAATTTCCATTTGAGCTTTTAGACGACGACAGTATATGCCGTCTACAGAAACTTCATCTTAGCTTTGTAGATTTCCAGCCACCAATTCATTTTAGTGGTTTCCCTAACCTAAGGAAGCTTGATCTGAACTTAGTGAATGTCAGTGGGAAGGATATTCAACATATGTTGTCAAACTGCTGTAACCTAGAGTGGCTGAGTATTGTTAGATGCCATCTCAATGGGGAACTAAAGGTTAACGGCCCTCTGCCTCACCTGCTATACTTGAAAATTGCTTCCTGCAATATAACAAATATAGAATTCCTTGCCGAGAACCTTGCAACCTTCGAATACAGAGGAGAAGCGGTGCCTATTGACCTCAGTAATTCATTGGAACTGAAATGTGCAAACATATGGTATTATAGAGACACGCTCGAGCACACTATTACTGTTCTTGCTAATGTGCTTATAAATGTGCAACATCTGACCCTCGATACAGCCTGTGAACCTCCAAAG ATTCCCTGTTTGATGCATTACCGATGCAAGTTTTCTCAGATGACGTATTTACAATTGAGGTTGGTTTATATCGAAGAATTCAATATATTATCTTTGGTCTCTTTTGTGAGGTCTGCTCCTTTCATCCGGAAGTTAGAGCTGCAC TTTCGTTTCCCTAGTTATGTGCATTCGATACAAGAATCTGATGAACCTATCAGGAAGCTACCGGAGCGTCTGTTCAACAACTTAAAGAGTTTGTATGTTACAGGATTTAAAGCATGCATCGGTCAAGTTGAGTTCCTTTCACACATGGTGGAAAATTCCCCTGCACTGGAGATTTTAAGTATAGATCATTCAGACAAATATCCCCTAGAAGGCCATGAAAGAGACACGAAAACGGTTGTTGACGTAGTCCATAGAACTGCTAGAAGGTATCTCGAAGGGAAGATTTCGTCCAAGTGCACCCTAATATTACTTTAA